In Salinisphaera sp. LB1, one genomic interval encodes:
- a CDS encoding DedA family protein encodes MSHITSMISQYGPWAVFVIVLVEDFGILLAPGETALVSAALLASQGKLSIVGLLVAAWAGAVLGDNIGYAVGRFGGRRLVLRHGARVGITEQRLARVERFFARYGRVIVVFARFVFGLRQLNGVVAGVGSMAAPMFTLYNAIGAALWVGVWGFGVYWFGKQFRHFIDAAGPIDLYVVAGVGVLGAAGYLYWRFKRPASRS; translated from the coding sequence ATGTCGCATATCACGTCGATGATCAGCCAGTACGGACCGTGGGCTGTGTTCGTGATCGTGCTGGTCGAGGATTTCGGCATTCTGCTCGCGCCCGGCGAAACCGCGCTGGTCTCGGCGGCGTTGCTGGCCTCGCAGGGCAAACTGTCGATCGTCGGGTTGCTGGTCGCGGCCTGGGCCGGCGCGGTTCTGGGCGACAATATCGGATATGCGGTCGGTCGCTTCGGTGGCCGACGGCTCGTGCTACGGCATGGCGCGCGGGTCGGGATCACCGAGCAACGGTTGGCGCGTGTCGAGCGTTTCTTTGCGCGTTACGGGCGGGTGATCGTGGTATTCGCGCGATTCGTGTTCGGCCTGCGGCAGCTCAATGGCGTTGTCGCGGGCGTGGGCTCGATGGCGGCGCCGATGTTCACCCTCTATAACGCCATCGGCGCCGCGTTATGGGTTGGCGTCTGGGGCTTCGGCGTGTACTGGTTCGGCAAGCAGTTTCGGCATTTCATCGATGCCGCGGGGCCGATCGACCTCTATGTCGTGGCCGGGGTTGGGGTCCTCGGGGCTGCGGGCTATCTGTATTGGCGCTTTAAGCGTCCCGCGAGTCGAAGTTAG
- a CDS encoding metal-sensitive transcriptional regulator, translating into MAELNPENTQLALDPAVREDARSRLRSIRGHVEGILRMLERDDVYCVDALKQIKAVNGALAKTGDMILRCHLKHHVVTAHERGDDDAIVAELMDILKYR; encoded by the coding sequence ATGGCTGAGCTCAATCCAGAGAATACGCAACTGGCTCTGGACCCGGCTGTGCGTGAAGATGCGCGCAGCCGGCTTCGGTCCATCCGGGGACACGTTGAGGGCATCCTGCGCATGCTCGAACGCGACGATGTGTATTGCGTCGATGCGCTCAAGCAGATCAAGGCCGTGAACGGCGCGTTGGCCAAGACGGGCGACATGATTCTGCGTTGCCACCTGAAACATCACGTGGTGACCGCCCATGAACGCGGCGATGACGACGCGATCGTGGCCGAGCTCATGGATATTCTGAAATACCGCTGA
- a CDS encoding heavy-metal-associated domain-containing protein, with amino-acid sequence MTKLKIDGMSCQHCVKSVDAALSEVPGVDRVVAVRLDEGEAEVEGSADVNALIAAVEEEGYDARAA; translated from the coding sequence ATGACTAAGCTGAAGATCGACGGCATGAGCTGCCAGCATTGTGTGAAAAGTGTCGATGCGGCGCTTTCCGAAGTGCCCGGGGTCGACCGGGTGGTCGCCGTGCGTCTAGACGAAGGCGAAGCCGAGGTCGAAGGTTCGGCCGACGTGAACGCGTTGATTGCGGCGGTCGAGGAAGAAGGCTACGACGCCCGCGCTGCATAA
- a CDS encoding metal-sensing transcriptional repressor — protein sequence MSKHESHPQIINRLKRAQGHLGRVVKMLEEEQGCLEIAQQLSAVENAITNAKRTLVHDHVDHCFDIDLFEKDREQARVLMDEFKSITKYL from the coding sequence ATGAGCAAGCACGAATCCCATCCGCAGATCATCAATCGCCTGAAGCGCGCCCAGGGCCATCTGGGCCGTGTGGTCAAAATGCTCGAGGAAGAGCAGGGCTGTCTGGAGATCGCCCAGCAATTGAGCGCCGTGGAGAACGCGATCACGAATGCCAAGCGCACGCTGGTACACGATCATGTCGATCATTGCTTCGACATCGATCTGTTCGAAAAGGACCGCGAGCAGGCACGTGTGCTCATGGACGAATTCAAGTCGATCACGAAATATCTATGA
- a CDS encoding MFS transporter, producing MNTASTHRNRLSARQFVIAFGLVSMLADMVYEGARSVTGPYLATFGASAMTVGLITGLGEAVALVLRLASGPLSDRTQRYWTLSIAGYAITLVAVPVLAIASTLAQAGALVVGERFGKAVRTPARDTMLAAASHASFGRGLAFAVHEAMDQSGAFIGPLLVAGMIVLSGYRAGFAVLAVPGVLALLTLIWLRRRVPTPVDYDAGQNASASPAPAANASGLSRAFWLYTAFTAVAMLGFSTFAVLAYHDQVDGVIAPALIPVTYAIAMAAAALAALGSGWLYDRVGLRALMVALPLAGLVPIFAFTDSAPAIWIGAALWGAAMGIHESTLRAAVADLAPSARRGTAYGLFTAAYGIAWLGGSTIIGALYGLSWVAVIAFVVATQLAAFGLLLMLLRDR from the coding sequence ATGAATACAGCGAGCACGCATCGTAACCGCTTGAGTGCACGCCAGTTCGTGATCGCCTTCGGCCTGGTCAGCATGCTCGCGGACATGGTCTACGAAGGTGCGCGCAGCGTGACCGGGCCGTATCTGGCCACGTTCGGTGCCTCGGCGATGACGGTGGGCCTGATCACCGGGCTGGGCGAGGCGGTCGCGCTGGTGTTGCGGCTGGCCAGCGGCCCGCTATCGGATCGTACGCAGCGCTACTGGACGCTCTCGATCGCCGGTTATGCCATCACGCTCGTCGCGGTGCCGGTGCTCGCGATCGCGTCCACGCTCGCCCAGGCCGGCGCACTGGTCGTCGGCGAGCGGTTCGGCAAGGCCGTGCGTACGCCGGCGCGCGATACCATGCTGGCGGCCGCGAGCCATGCCTCGTTCGGCCGCGGCCTGGCGTTTGCCGTGCATGAAGCCATGGACCAGTCGGGCGCGTTCATCGGGCCGCTGCTGGTGGCCGGGATGATCGTATTGTCGGGGTATCGCGCGGGCTTTGCCGTTCTCGCCGTGCCGGGGGTGCTCGCACTGCTCACGCTGATCTGGCTGCGCCGCCGTGTGCCGACCCCCGTGGATTACGATGCCGGCCAAAACGCCAGCGCGTCGCCCGCCCCGGCGGCGAATGCGAGCGGTCTGTCGCGTGCGTTCTGGCTGTATACCGCCTTCACGGCGGTGGCGATGCTGGGTTTTTCGACCTTCGCCGTGCTTGCCTATCACGACCAGGTCGATGGGGTGATCGCACCGGCGCTGATTCCGGTGACCTATGCCATTGCCATGGCCGCCGCGGCGCTGGCTGCCCTGGGCTCCGGCTGGCTTTACGATCGCGTGGGTCTGCGTGCACTGATGGTTGCGCTGCCCCTGGCCGGCCTGGTGCCGATCTTCGCATTCACCGACTCCGCCCCGGCCATATGGATCGGGGCGGCGCTCTGGGGCGCGGCCATGGGCATCCACGAATCGACCTTGCGCGCCGCGGTGGCCGATCTGGCGCCGAGCGCGCGGCGGGGCACGGCCTATGGCCTGTTCACGGCGGCCTACGGTATTGCGTGGCTCGGCGGCTCGACCATCATCGGCGCGCTCTACGGCCTGTCGTGGGTGGCGGTAATCGCGTTCGTCGTCGCCACCCAGCTGGCCGCATTCGGACTGTTGCTGATGTTATTGCGCGATCGGTAA
- a CDS encoding heavy metal translocating P-type ATPase has protein sequence MSQDSIRVIDFGIDGMMCGACVARVEKKLNKVEGVEDASVNLATERAKVSLDTRVNDVSALFDSVASAGYEAHTETLEFKVDGMTCGACVSRVEKKLSKLEGVLEATVNLTTERAHVAYVPGLVDPARLFETVEKAGYTAVALDDEAAADDDSPSEADRLKKALSLAAAFTIPLFVIAMLHSVPAVAGAMDRLLPPRIWTVIELVLVLPVQFYAGWRFYTLGWREMKHLAPGMNSLVMLGSNAAFFYSLVALVIPQVFPSGTAHTYFDAAGMIVTLILLGRYLEAVAKGRTSQAVQGLMQLQSKTARVKRDGEWTEIDLDQVAKGDIVSVRPGERIPVDGTVRSGESYIDESMISGEPVPVAKQADAEVVGGTVNQNGTLELEATSVGGDTVLAQIIRMVEEAQAEKPAIQAMADKIAGVFVPIVMAVSAATFVGWLILGPSPALALAFVAAVSVLLIACPCAMGLATPTAIMVGTGKGASMGVLFRRGTALEQLASIDTVVLDKTGTLTEGAPALTELETTNGFERADVLAKVAAVEATSEHPVATAIVKAARDGGISLPEARQFQAHTGYGVEASVDGHLVQIGAARYMDSLGIDTSSLAEQADELARAAKTPLFAAIDGQLAALIAVADPARAEARSMVEALHAMDLSVAMLTGDNEATARAIADELGIDNVLAGVMPDGKSDEIKRLQGENQSVAFVGDGINDAPALTQADVGIAVGSGTDIAIESGDVVLMRADLSGVVNAIALSRRTMRTIRMNFGWAYGYNVLLIPLAAGALFPFTGWLLNPMIAAGAMSVSSIFVLTNSLRLKRFEAALKPSPEARPEAAKTETPVDAAQYNQAA, from the coding sequence ATGAGCCAGGATAGTATCCGGGTCATCGATTTCGGCATCGACGGCATGATGTGCGGCGCCTGCGTGGCCCGTGTCGAAAAGAAACTGAACAAGGTCGAGGGCGTCGAGGACGCGTCCGTCAATCTTGCAACCGAGCGGGCTAAAGTTTCGCTCGATACCCGCGTCAACGATGTGTCGGCGCTGTTCGATTCGGTCGCCTCGGCCGGCTACGAGGCCCATACCGAAACGCTCGAATTCAAGGTCGATGGCATGACCTGCGGCGCCTGCGTGTCGCGCGTCGAGAAAAAACTGAGCAAGCTCGAAGGCGTGCTCGAGGCCACCGTCAACCTGACGACCGAACGGGCCCATGTGGCGTATGTGCCAGGGCTCGTGGACCCGGCGCGATTGTTTGAGACCGTCGAAAAAGCCGGCTACACCGCGGTCGCGCTCGACGATGAGGCCGCAGCGGATGACGACTCGCCCAGCGAAGCCGATCGGCTCAAGAAAGCACTGTCCCTGGCCGCCGCGTTCACCATCCCGCTGTTCGTGATCGCCATGCTGCATAGCGTACCGGCGGTCGCCGGCGCCATGGACCGGTTGTTGCCGCCGCGCATCTGGACCGTCATCGAACTGGTACTGGTGCTGCCGGTTCAGTTCTACGCCGGCTGGCGTTTCTATACACTCGGCTGGCGCGAAATGAAGCATCTCGCCCCGGGTATGAACAGCCTGGTGATGCTTGGCTCGAATGCGGCGTTCTTTTATTCGTTGGTGGCCTTGGTCATACCCCAGGTTTTCCCCAGCGGAACCGCGCATACCTATTTCGATGCCGCCGGCATGATCGTCACGCTTATCCTGCTGGGTCGCTATCTCGAAGCGGTGGCCAAGGGTCGGACCTCGCAGGCGGTCCAGGGCCTGATGCAGCTGCAGTCCAAGACCGCGCGCGTCAAACGCGACGGCGAATGGACCGAGATCGATCTCGACCAGGTCGCCAAGGGCGATATTGTGTCCGTGCGGCCCGGCGAACGCATCCCGGTCGATGGCACGGTACGCTCAGGCGAGAGCTACATCGACGAGTCCATGATCTCCGGCGAGCCGGTGCCGGTCGCCAAGCAGGCGGACGCCGAGGTCGTGGGCGGCACCGTGAACCAGAACGGGACGCTCGAACTCGAGGCGACCAGCGTCGGCGGCGATACCGTGCTGGCGCAGATCATCCGCATGGTCGAGGAAGCCCAGGCCGAGAAGCCGGCGATCCAGGCGATGGCGGACAAGATCGCCGGCGTGTTCGTGCCCATCGTGATGGCAGTCTCGGCCGCGACGTTCGTGGGCTGGCTTATTCTCGGCCCGTCGCCCGCCCTGGCCCTGGCGTTCGTCGCCGCGGTGTCGGTGTTGTTGATTGCTTGCCCCTGCGCCATGGGCCTGGCCACGCCGACCGCGATCATGGTGGGCACCGGCAAGGGCGCTTCAATGGGCGTGCTGTTCCGTCGTGGTACCGCGCTGGAGCAGTTGGCGAGTATCGATACCGTCGTGCTGGACAAGACCGGCACCTTGACGGAAGGCGCCCCGGCGCTCACCGAGCTGGAAACCACGAACGGGTTCGAACGCGCCGACGTGCTCGCCAAAGTCGCCGCCGTCGAAGCGACCAGCGAACACCCGGTCGCGACGGCGATCGTCAAGGCGGCCCGCGATGGGGGCATCTCGTTGCCCGAGGCTCGTCAGTTCCAGGCGCATACCGGCTATGGTGTGGAGGCCTCGGTCGATGGCCACCTCGTTCAGATCGGTGCGGCGCGCTATATGGACAGCCTGGGCATCGACACGTCCTCGCTGGCCGAGCAAGCGGATGAGCTGGCCCGAGCGGCCAAGACGCCGCTGTTCGCGGCCATCGATGGGCAGTTGGCCGCTTTGATCGCGGTCGCCGATCCGGCGCGCGCCGAGGCCAGGTCCATGGTCGAAGCGCTGCACGCCATGGATCTGTCGGTCGCCATGCTGACCGGCGACAACGAAGCAACAGCCCGGGCCATTGCCGATGAGCTCGGCATCGACAACGTCTTGGCCGGCGTCATGCCGGATGGCAAATCCGACGAGATCAAGCGGCTCCAGGGCGAAAACCAGTCGGTCGCGTTCGTCGGCGACGGCATCAACGATGCCCCGGCGCTCACCCAGGCCGATGTCGGCATTGCCGTCGGCAGCGGCACGGATATCGCCATCGAGTCCGGCGACGTCGTGCTGATGCGGGCGGATCTGTCGGGTGTGGTCAACGCGATCGCCCTGTCGCGGCGCACTATGCGCACGATCCGGATGAACTTCGGCTGGGCCTACGGCTACAACGTGCTGCTGATCCCGCTGGCGGCCGGCGCCCTGTTCCCATTCACGGGGTGGTTGCTCAACCCCATGATCGCGGCGGGCGCCATGAGTGTTTCGAGCATCTTCGTGCTCACGAATTCGCTCCGGCTCAAGCGTTTTGAGGCCGCATTGAAGCCAAGCCCAGAAGCGCGACCCGAGGCTGCCAAGACTGAAACGCCCGTCGACGCAGCACAATACAATCAAGCGGCTTGA
- a CDS encoding DUF4396 domain-containing protein, translating to MGVLEIVAWIVVLLGVATGLAILRDVIRHPQPMQIMNVTWPVNGLFTPVFGWWVYKKLGRPDADAGGHTHKPFPQSVLVGVTHCAGGCVLGDSIAAPIVSIVGLTVAGSLLLGHFAGEFVAAYLFGIAFQMLPMMSMGESNPFKAFINAIKADTLSLVSFEIGMFGFIALSFLVLLPHEPEVTSPVFWFMMQIAMIIGFATAYPANWWLIKRGIKHGM from the coding sequence ATGGGAGTCCTTGAAATCGTCGCTTGGATCGTCGTCCTATTAGGCGTGGCGACGGGGCTGGCAATACTGCGCGACGTCATTCGTCATCCGCAGCCCATGCAGATCATGAACGTGACATGGCCGGTCAACGGCTTGTTCACGCCGGTGTTCGGCTGGTGGGTCTACAAGAAACTCGGGCGGCCCGACGCCGACGCGGGTGGCCATACGCATAAACCGTTTCCGCAGAGTGTGCTCGTCGGCGTCACCCACTGTGCGGGCGGTTGCGTGCTCGGCGATTCAATCGCGGCACCCATCGTGTCGATCGTTGGTTTAACCGTGGCCGGCTCGCTGTTGCTCGGTCATTTTGCGGGCGAGTTCGTGGCCGCTTATCTATTCGGCATCGCGTTCCAGATGCTGCCGATGATGAGCATGGGCGAGTCCAACCCGTTCAAGGCGTTCATCAATGCCATCAAGGCTGATACGCTGTCGCTGGTATCGTTCGAGATCGGCATGTTCGGCTTTATCGCGCTATCGTTTCTGGTGCTCTTACCGCACGAGCCGGAAGTCACCTCACCCGTTTTCTGGTTCATGATGCAGATCGCGATGATCATCGGCTTCGCCACGGCATATCCGGCGAACTGGTGGCTTATCAAGCGCGGCATCAAGCACGGTATGTGA
- a CDS encoding cytochrome b, producing the protein MRDSNTHYGVVSRSLHWLLALLILTQFSLVFVFTWVAPEHGGDHHHEHQAASLHETVMMLHNSIGVLILLFGLVLLAWRLTQPKPSLRADPAWQRLLARFVHLVIYAIVIAQPIFGILMVASHGQPIPFFGLFSIPAFITLGEQAGATLGALHAFTGWWIVLLALGVHIAGSLYHHFVRRDDVLKRIWRGRPNMQ; encoded by the coding sequence ATGAGAGACTCAAACACGCATTACGGAGTCGTCAGCCGGTCTCTGCACTGGCTGCTGGCACTGCTGATCCTCACGCAGTTCTCGCTTGTCTTTGTGTTTACCTGGGTCGCGCCGGAGCATGGCGGCGATCATCATCATGAACATCAGGCCGCCAGTCTTCATGAGACGGTGATGATGCTTCACAATTCCATTGGTGTTCTGATCCTGCTGTTTGGCTTGGTTCTTTTGGCTTGGCGGCTAACGCAGCCCAAGCCGTCACTGCGAGCCGATCCTGCTTGGCAGCGTCTGTTGGCACGCTTCGTCCATCTCGTGATTTATGCCATCGTTATCGCCCAGCCAATTTTCGGGATACTGATGGTGGCGTCTCACGGCCAACCGATCCCGTTTTTCGGCCTGTTCTCGATTCCGGCTTTCATCACGCTCGGCGAGCAAGCCGGTGCAACGCTCGGCGCGCTACATGCGTTCACAGGCTGGTGGATCGTCTTGCTCGCACTTGGCGTCCACATCGCCGGCTCGCTATACCATCATTTCGTTCGCCGAGATGATGTCTTGAAACGCATTTGGCGAGGTCGGCCCAACATGCAATAG